Below is a genomic region from Alphaproteobacteria bacterium.
CGGCCGGCGCCCGTTTCGTGGAAATCGCCGAGACCGAGACCCTTCCCGTCTTCCTCTTCGGCGCCGGCCACGTCGGCCGAGCCATCGGCGCCCGCGCCGCCGGCCTGCCGCTCGCTCTCGCCTGGTATGACAGCCGGCCCGAAATGGCGCAGACCGCAGGCGTGGTCCTCGCCGGCGAAGAGGAGATGACCGCCCAGGCTGCCGCGGCGGGGGAGGATGCGGCGATCGTCATCCTCACCCACGATCACGGCCTCGACTACCGCCTCACCGCGGCGGCGCTCGCCGGCCGCGCGCGCTTCGTCGGCCTGATCGGCTCGAAGACCAAGCGCGCCCGTTTCCTTTCGCGCCTCGCGGTCGACGGCGTCGATACCGCACGCCTCACCTGTCCGATCGGGCTGCCGGGCATAAGCGGGCGGGAGCCGGAGGTGATCGCGATTGCCGTCCTCGCCCAACTGCTCATGCTGAGAGACGCCGAATGAAAGCCTTTCGCGGCGAGATATTGAGCGTTCCCGAGGATCCTGCGACCGCCGGGGCCGAGGCGGTTCGCCATTTCGAGGACGGTCTGCTGGTGGTCGAGGAAGGCTTCGTCCTCGCCTGCGGGCCTCATGCCGAACTTGCCGGGACCTTCGCCAGCGTGCCCGCCGAGCGGCTGGAAGGCCTGGTCGTCCCCGGCTTCGTCGACGCGCACGTCCATTATCCGCAGATCGAATGCATCGCCTCGCACGGCGAGCAGCTGATGCAGTGGCTCGAGCGCCATATCTTTCCGGCCGAGAAGGGGTTCGCTGACCGCGCGCACGCGGATTCCGTCGCGGCCTTCTTCCTCGACGAGTTGCTTCGCCACGGCACCACCAGCGCGCTCGTCTTCGCCACCGTCCATGCCGGCTCGGTCGATGCCCTGTTCGAGGCCGCGCTGGCGCGCGACATGCGGATCGTCTCGGGCAAGGTGCTGATGGACCTGGGGCCGGAGGGGCTTCGCGACAGCGTGGCCTCGGGCCGCGCCGACACCGAGGCGCTGATCGCCCGGTGGCGCGGGCGCGGGCGGCTCGGCTATGCGGTCACCCCACGCTTCGTTCCCACGTCCAGCGAGGGACAGCTCGCCGACGCCGGCGCGCTGGTCGCCACACATCCCGACGTGCTGATGCACACGCATCTTTCCGAGAATCAGGGGGAGATCGCGCACGTCGCCGAACGCTTCCCCGACGCCGCCGATTATCTCGACGTCTACGACCGCTTCGGCCTGGTCGGCCCGCGCTCGGTCTTCGCCCATTGCGTCCACATGAGCGAGAGGGCGCTGTCGCGCATGGCCGAGGCGGGCGCCGGCATCGCCTTCTGCCCGACGAGCAACATGTTCCTCGGCTCCGGCCTGTTCGACCTCGATCAGGCCGACCGCCACGGCGTCCGCATCGGCATCGGCACGGATATCGGCGCGGGAACGACGCTTTCCATCCTTCACACGCTCGGCGAGGCCTACCGGACCTGCCAACTGAGGGGCGCGAGCCTCGATCCCTTCCGCGCGCTCCATCTCGCCACCGCGGGCGGCGCACGGGTGATGGGCATCGCGACCCGCGTCGGCGCGCTGCTTCCGGGCCAGGAGGCCGATTTCGTCGTTCTGGACGAACGCTGCACGCCTCTGCTCGCCCGCCGCTGCGCGGGCGCCTCGCTCCACGACCGGCTGTTCGCGCTTCAGGTGCTGGGCGACGACCGCGCCGTCGCCGCCACCTATTTGCGCGGCCGCCGCGCTTATGGGAGGGAGGCGCGATGAAAATCCTCTTCTTCGGCCGCCTCGCGGACAGCCTCGGGCGCGAGCTGGAGCTGGACGTTCCCGAGACCGGCTGCACCGTCGCCGAGCTTCGGGGCCGTCTTGCCGGCGCGGTGTCCAGCCCGGGGGTGCGCGCCTGCATCGACCGGGTGATCGTCGCCGACAGCGCCCGGGTGCTGCCGCATCACGAAGTCGCCTTCGTTCCGCCTCTGTCGGGGGGCTGAGATGCGCATCGACACTCGCCTCACCGAAAACCCGCTCCGCCCCGAGGAGGAGCTGGCCCGCTTCATCGCCGGCCTGGAGGGTGACGGCGCGGTGGTCAGCTTCACCGGCCTGGCGCGCCCGGCCGGCGCCGAGGGGCAGGCGGTGACCGGCCTGTTTCTCGATTCCTATCCCGGAATGACCGAAGCCTCGCTGGAAGGCATCGCCCGCGACGCTCTGGAGCGCTTCGAGGTGAGCG
It encodes:
- the xdhC gene encoding xanthine dehydrogenase accessory protein XdhC — protein: MGDWTAHARQALREGPAALVTILAVEGSAPRGPGARMVVTEKGLKGSIGGGKLEYQATEQARAILAHPPGSWRVQDYPLGPLLGQCCGGRVRLLVERLESVPNGDGPFEVILSDRLERTLFPGEGRGPGQDEVLDPGLRRGTVSARGPLPAAGARFVEIAETETLPVFLFGAGHVGRAIGARAAGLPLALAWYDSRPEMAQTAGVVLAGEEEMTAQAAAAGEDAAIVILTHDHGLDYRLTAAALAGRARFVGLIGSKTKRARFLSRLAVDGVDTARLTCPIGLPGISGREPEVIAIAVLAQLLMLRDAE
- the guaD gene encoding guanine deaminase — encoded protein: MKAFRGEILSVPEDPATAGAEAVRHFEDGLLVVEEGFVLACGPHAELAGTFASVPAERLEGLVVPGFVDAHVHYPQIECIASHGEQLMQWLERHIFPAEKGFADRAHADSVAAFFLDELLRHGTTSALVFATVHAGSVDALFEAALARDMRIVSGKVLMDLGPEGLRDSVASGRADTEALIARWRGRGRLGYAVTPRFVPTSSEGQLADAGALVATHPDVLMHTHLSENQGEIAHVAERFPDAADYLDVYDRFGLVGPRSVFAHCVHMSERALSRMAEAGAGIAFCPTSNMFLGSGLFDLDQADRHGVRIGIGTDIGAGTTLSILHTLGEAYRTCQLRGASLDPFRALHLATAGGARVMGIATRVGALLPGQEADFVVLDERCTPLLARRCAGASLHDRLFALQVLGDDRAVAATYLRGRRAYGREAR
- a CDS encoding MoaD/ThiS family protein, giving the protein MKILFFGRLADSLGRELELDVPETGCTVAELRGRLAGAVSSPGVRACIDRVIVADSARVLPHHEVAFVPPLSGG
- a CDS encoding molybdenum cofactor biosynthesis protein MoaE, whose product is MRIDTRLTENPLRPEEELARFIAGLEGDGAVVSFTGLARPAGAEGQAVTGLFLDSYPGMTEASLEGIARDALERFEVSAVSVVHRCGRIGPGEAIVFAAAAARHRRAAFEAADYLMDRLKTDAAFWKREEGAGGPRWIEPTEADRAARARWSA